The window CCTATTCACCTGTGTTGTTCGTCGGTTATTTTCATATCTCAAACGCATGCGCTTGATACTCTGGTTGCCCTCTGTCGATTCTTGTTCTACCGACAGGCGTGTGTGCTCCCATCCTAGATGCAGAGAATCCTGTTCTTGCCTGTTACGGTTGTTCTGATGCTGTTCTTTTCAATTGTTTATTGTTATCATGCTTTGCTTATGTTCCCATATGGCACGATTGATTGATTGTTGTTTGATTGATTGGCTTGAGATggattgttgtttgttgtttgaTTGATTGTCTTGAGATggattgttgtttgttgtttgaTTGATTGGCTTGAGGTggattgttgtttgttgtttgaTTGATTGCCTTGAGATggattgttgtttgttgtttgaTTGATTGCCTTGAGAAGGTACAAACCATGTAGGCCGATTGATTGTTGTTTGTTGCCTTGATACATATGTTTATATGGCACGATTGGCTGCTGTTTGTTCATGGTTATTACAATTGATTGATTGTTATTTGTTGATTGGTATCTAATTTTGGTACTGGTAGTTCCTGACCTGGCGCTATTATTTTTTCTGAACTTTTTTGTGATTATTATGCCTTCACATTGCACTGCTCCCAGATCCATATCGACATGCCCACGCTGTCTGACGAGGATAAAGATGTCAGGAGCTCCTCCCAAGAATCTCTCTTGCTCCTTGTATTAACTTGGCGACTAGACTTTACATGTTATTTTTTTTCGTGAAACTGGAGCTCCTTGCTGTAACCCATTATATAACTTTATGAGCATGCGCCACTTTCAGGTTATGAAAAAATGGGGTGCTCCAAACAAGATTGACTTCCTCTCTTTCTTATACAAGGCATGCAGAAGATGTGCGGCAAGTAAGTTACTCTATGTCGATATTTAGAGTGTACTACTTCACAGTGCCATCTTCCCAACATATTGAAATTTTTTATATTGATATTTTGTTGAATATCACATGTTTGTTTGCACTTCATACTTTGGAAAATATTCCTAACATTGGTAGTAATTAACATGTATTTTTCTCTATTGAGTACTACTTTGTTCGTTCTTTTAAGTGTTCTTATTTCAGAAGTCTGCTCTGCACAAGTGCAACATGGCTGGAAAACCTGCTGCTGTTACTCGTGTTGTGGACAGTATGACGGATAACCTAAGGCCTACTTGTGCAGATGCAACTGATGTGGCAAATGCGGTGTTGGATGGTTAGTTTTTGCCTCTTGCAGATATCTTATACTTTGGTGATCCTGTACGGCTGCTCATTACTGCACCCAAACAAACTATAACTACACAAGCTGTAACATGAATCACAATTGTTTTGTTCAGGTAGTGATGCCATTCTCCTTGGTGCTGAGACTCTCTGTGGGTTGTATCCAGTTGAGACTATTTCAACGATAGGCAGAATTTGTGATGAGGTGAGCTTTCTTTTGCAGGTCTATATGTTCTCTTGATAAACACATGCCTGTTTGGGAGGGCATTTGTTGATAGGTTCCCTTTTGTAGTTCAAATCGGACTTCAATACTAATAAAATGTTACAGATAAATACTATTCTTCCGAACAGCCCCTAAATGTGTTCTCAACAAGTATATCCTTGGCACTCTAATGGAATCTAATGCAAATTCACTCCTTCCTGCCTTTTCTCTCTTCATAGTTGGTGATATATTTTCATGAATTGTTTCACAGGCTGAGAAGGTCTTCAACCAGGATTTGTATTTCAAGCGAACCATGAAATACGTGGGAGAACCCATGATCCACTTGGAGTCTATTGCTTCCTCTGCAGTGCGTATTTTATTTGTTTTCATTTTCCAACCTTTTGTTAGTGTTTACAAGGGAACAATTTATGTCTTCCATTGATTGATTATCAGTCTGTGACACTTAAGTCTGAAAATAGTTCACTACCTGTTTGCTAGGTACGGGCTGCTATTAAAGTTAAGGCTTCGGTCATCATTTGCTTCACCTCATCTGGATAGGAGAAAAAGAGTATTTCTTCTTATAGGCGCTTCACCTCATCTTGTAGTTTAATAGAAATTGATTCATATATTATGCCGTATCGAGTATCTGCAGGCTAATTGCCAAGTACAGCCCCACCATGCCATTCCTCATCTAAAAACAAATCAATTGAAGTGGAGCTTCACAAGCGCATTTGAAGTATGTGAGCAACCTGTTTCCTTGTAACCTTTTTAGTGTGGTGTTCAACTAGACTCACTAATTAACATGTATTACTACGTATCTAATACAtccatatctagacaaatctaagacaagtaattcgggatggagggagtactatagaATTTTGCCCGATAAGAAACAGTATTGCTTATGTTGGACCAAAACTTGTCTCTGGTGTTTGGCAGTGTGCCACTGTTATAACTCATATTTGTTGCATTATCTTCCTGCAGGCGAGACAATCACTCATAGTTAGAGGCCTCTTTCCCATGCTTGCCGATCCACATCACCCGGTGAGTTAACCTGCCTTTCATATGTTGGCTACATTAACCATTCTGTGGTggttcttttcaattttagaaTACATGACCCAGTATGTATAATATAAAAAATAGGAACTACCTATAAGTACCAACGTCCTTGTTCTGAACATAAAGGGAATAATGGCAGTTGGCGTTAGTGCATATCCCAATATGTGAAAAGTGGATGCTTTACATACACCAGGCCAGTGAATTAATTCTGCTTGTAGGGTTTTTCCTTGCATCATGTTCTACTTACAAATGGAATAAACACTAGACTACAGTTCACTTTCAAACTGTTGGCAAGTCATCATAAGCTTGGTTAATCAGTACATTATTTCGAACTTGACTGGTGGTAGGCTGGTGTGTTTATTCTGTATAATATAAACGCAATACGTGAGCTTATAAGCTGGTGTGCACCACTGAGGCTGATGGTTGGAGGTTTCATCTTGCATCCACCTTGAATTATTTGGTAGCTAGAATTCCTTGATTTGGACCCAGCAAGTAAGAAGCTTGGTTTGCCTGGTGATTTGTACTGATATTGTTTCTCTGCCCTGCAGGCTGAATCTACTAGCACTAGAAATGAATCAGTGTTGAAGGTTTCTCTTGACCACGGCAAAGCATCCGGTGTGATCAAGTCGCATGGCTTACCTTAGCCAGAATTTCTATAAGAATGTTGCTGATGTTACATGCCTTGCTTTCTCTAGTAAGTAGAACAAGAATACATTAACATTTCTTTTATGTCTGTATGCATACACTCATAATATTTGAATTACAAATCAAATTCTAAATAAATAAGCATGTTGCTCTGTGCCTACAAACTTGTGGGTATTGATGAAGATAATCACTTAATCAGCCTCTAACTAGCTTCCTATTTTCAGGACGAAGATCTGGATCACCCTCGCCCCTCTAGAGAAATCAGTTTACTCATTCAAGTTCTGGAAATTCTTTATAGCTTTTTGAGTTTACTTCGGTCTTGCATGCATTAGCTTTTTGTTTGTGCCCCTATCTATGTATGTTTCTTGTGTGCAAGTGCTCCATTCTGTGTGTGTGTGGCTTGACTCTGTATGTGTGGCTTGACTGTGTGTGTGGCTTGACTCTGTGTGTGTGTGGCTTGACTCTGTATGTGTGGCTTGATTGTGTGTGTGCTTGACTCTCTGTTTGTGTGACTCTGTGTGCTTGACTCTGTGTGTGTGTGAATGTTGCATTTGCTTGATGGTGTGGCCTGTATGCTTGAATGATGATTGGTGTGGTTTAACACTGCCTTTGCCGGTCCCAAGCCCGGATGTGAAAATGTGGAGGGAGCTGCATTTACCTCCTTTGTATTATATATATTCACCTTCTGAATTTTGTGGCTGATGGCATTCTAGTTTACCTAGATGGTTAGCTTGTTAATTAGTTTTGTGCATGCAAGACTTGAAATCTAGCTGATGTAGTGTTTAGTTTCTGTGCATGATAAATGGTTTTGTTGTGCACCTTTTTAAAGATGTGGCCCGTTTTCCCCTCTATTTTCGTCTTTTGGATGTTAACTAGCATTTGCTGTGTTTCTGAATTGATTATCTGTTGTAACATATGGTAGCATATATAGTTCAGAGATAAATGTCTTTGTTTGCAGCAGTACATTTTATTCATTCCAATGGTGATTTTGTTACTGGTTTTTGTGTGTTGGAACTCTTGCGGAAGTTCTCTGTACCCCAGTACCAATGTATATCTATTTCAGTGTCATTTTGTACTATAACATTATTTGAGATGAGTGATGTGATTACATTGTACCAGACAGGTGACTGCAGTAGCCCCGCAACATCAATTATCTAGTTACTTTAACATTACTTTTGAACAACCAGGTAGTTCACAGTACGCAGTTTTACTTATATTCAGGAATGGAGCTTCTTCACTTCCTACATGTAGCAGGTTGTCCATGTTGTGTGTTCCATATGGATTAAACGTCGTCGACTACTTTGTCTTCGATGCCGCGGCTCCTCGTTGGGTCTTTAGTACTTCTTCTGCGTGTTTAATTTTTAATCCCCATTACGCGTGATGCTCTTTGTTTCTGTGTAATTTCGACCTTTGGTTGTGCTCTTGTGAGCGCTGTCTCTGCTCTTGTGGACACACATGATTTGAATCCTGATTTTGAGTTGTGATTCTACTAGTGAGGCAAGCATGATTTCAGCGGTGTTTCCATGAGATTTTGAACCATGTATGTGTTACGATCTTGTGAAAACATTGCGTGAATATTTATTGCCAATCGTGTGTCGTGCCAATGATGCCTTTGGTTGATTGTGTGGCTTGTTGCTTAGCTGAATGATTGGTTGTAGTGTTTGCTAATTTTTTGTGTTTTGTAGTTTTATAGTTTAACACTGCCTTTGCCGGTCCCAAGTCCGGATGAGAAAATGTGGAGGGGACTGCAGTTAGCTCCTCTGTTTATAACTTTCATGgtctccaaatatttttcaatgaGTAGTAGTGAATGAAGAAgtcacacaatgtggtggcaagCTTTGGAACGCATCCTTtgataaaaaggataaaaaaaataaaaaatcaaaATTAAAAGATTCT is drawn from Aegilops tauschii subsp. strangulata cultivar AL8/78 chromosome 1, Aet v6.0, whole genome shotgun sequence and contains these coding sequences:
- the LOC109760811 gene encoding pyruvate kinase 1, cytosolic-like, encoding MAGKPAAVTRVVDSMTDNLRPTCADATDVANAVLDGSDAILLGAETLCGLYPVETISTIGRICDEAEKVFNQDLYFKRTMKYVGEPMIHLESIASSAVRAAIKANCQVQPHHAIPHLKTNQLKWSFTSAFEARQSLIVRGLFPMLADPHHPAESTSTRNESVLKVSLDHGKASGVIKSHGLP